One region of Deltaproteobacteria bacterium genomic DNA includes:
- the cysK gene encoding cysteine synthase A: MSGIFPDITRTIGSVPLVKLNKISEGTAATLLAKLEFKNPLGSVKDRIGLAMIEAGERDGRIRPDTLIVEPTSGNTGIALAFVCAVRGYRLVLTMPDTMSRERQKLLKHLGAELVLTPGAEGMKGAIQKAREMLEDTSGAYMPDQFSNPANPEIHRKTTAEEIWEDTRGAVDILVAGVGTGGTITGVSEVIKDRKPSFKAVAVEPHDSPVLSGGQPGAHKIQGIGAGFVPDVLNTRIIDEIITVTNEDAFEVARAMARKEGILCGISSGAAVWAALQVAARPENAQKTIVTILPSTGERYISTPLFL; the protein is encoded by the coding sequence ATGAGTGGAATTTTCCCGGATATTACCCGTACCATCGGTTCCGTTCCCCTGGTGAAACTCAACAAAATATCCGAAGGAACCGCGGCGACCCTCCTGGCCAAACTGGAGTTCAAGAATCCCTTGGGAAGCGTAAAAGACCGTATCGGTCTGGCCATGATCGAGGCCGGGGAACGAGACGGACGGATCCGGCCGGACACGCTGATTGTCGAGCCGACGAGCGGCAATACGGGGATCGCCCTGGCGTTTGTATGCGCGGTCAGGGGCTACCGGCTCGTCTTGACCATGCCGGATACCATGAGCCGGGAGCGGCAGAAACTCTTGAAGCACCTGGGCGCCGAACTGGTCCTGACGCCCGGCGCAGAAGGGATGAAGGGTGCCATCCAGAAGGCCCGTGAGATGCTCGAAGACACTTCTGGCGCGTATATGCCCGACCAGTTCTCAAATCCTGCGAATCCGGAGATCCATCGAAAAACAACGGCCGAGGAGATCTGGGAGGACACCCGGGGGGCGGTGGACATCCTGGTGGCCGGGGTCGGTACCGGGGGGACCATCACAGGCGTATCAGAGGTGATAAAGGACCGGAAACCCTCCTTCAAGGCGGTTGCAGTGGAACCGCACGACTCGCCGGTTCTCTCGGGCGGTCAGCCCGGGGCCCACAAGATACAGGGAATCGGGGCAGGCTTCGTGCCGGACGTGCTGAATACCCGGATCATCGATGAAATTATTACGGTGACCAACGAAGATGCCTTTGAGGTGGCGAGAGCAATGGCCCGAAAAGAAGGCATCCTGTGCGGAATATCCTCAGGTGCGGCGGTCTGGGCCGCCCTTCAGGTCGCCGCAAGGCCAGAGAACGCCCAAAAAACCATCGTGACCATCCTTCCCAGCACCGGAGAACGCTACATCAGCACCCCGCTTTTTCTGTAA
- a CDS encoding serine acetyltransferase — protein MDQTSKEDQCRIEASSVEQYRKDIPDIVDRLEHSCDGHHCFEHVSPEPIPSREAIIALIDTAKRILFPGYFIRTRLDRVNLGYYLGQEVTGLFESLAEQVTLSIRHDCLRYDKPCSKCLEAGYEAAIGLLREMPLLRKALAKDVVAAREGDPAAKSEDEIIFSYPGLSAVATYRIAHQLFHQGVPLIPRIMTEYAKSRTGIDIHPGAHIGESFFIDHGTGVVIGETTVIGDRVRIYQGVTLGALSLPKGTIHQLRDRKRHPTIEDDVVIYAGASILGGETVIGARSVIGGNVWLTESIPPDTRVFLKRPELIIKDKRSEGDIIR, from the coding sequence ATGGATCAGACGTCCAAAGAAGATCAATGCCGGATAGAAGCATCCAGTGTCGAGCAATACCGAAAAGACATCCCCGATATTGTGGACCGCCTCGAGCATTCCTGTGACGGACACCACTGTTTCGAACATGTGAGCCCCGAGCCCATTCCGTCCAGAGAGGCGATCATTGCCCTCATCGACACCGCCAAAAGGATCCTGTTCCCCGGCTATTTCATCCGAACACGGCTCGACAGGGTCAATCTCGGGTATTATCTGGGACAGGAGGTCACAGGGCTCTTTGAGAGCCTGGCCGAACAGGTGACCCTCTCCATCCGCCACGACTGTCTTCGTTATGATAAGCCCTGTTCCAAATGCCTGGAAGCAGGGTATGAGGCCGCCATCGGTCTGTTAAGAGAGATGCCTCTCCTCCGCAAGGCCCTTGCCAAGGATGTGGTCGCCGCCCGGGAAGGGGATCCTGCTGCCAAAAGCGAGGATGAGATCATCTTCAGCTACCCCGGGCTTTCAGCCGTCGCCACCTACCGGATTGCCCATCAGCTCTTTCACCAGGGGGTTCCCCTGATCCCGCGGATCATGACTGAATATGCCAAGAGCCGGACCGGCATAGACATCCATCCGGGGGCCCATATCGGCGAGAGCTTCTTCATCGATCACGGGACCGGCGTGGTCATCGGCGAGACCACCGTCATCGGCGACCGCGTGAGGATCTACCAGGGCGTCACCCTGGGGGCCCTCTCGCTTCCCAAGGGGACCATTCACCAGCTTCGCGACCGGAAACGGCATCCCACCATTGAAGACGACGTGGTCATCTATGCGGGGGCATCCATCCTCGGCGGCGAAACCGTTATCGGGGCCCGTTCGGTCATCGGCGGCAATGTGTGGCTGACCGAATCCATACCCCCGGATACCCGGGTCTTTTTGAAACGCCCGGAATTGATCATCAAGGATAAGCGTTCGGAGGGAGATATAATACGCTAA
- the nifS gene encoding cysteine desulfurase NifS, which produces MKIIYMDNNATTRVAPEVLETMLPFLTDLYGNPSSAYSFGGQVARDIRKAREQVAAFLGASPEEIIFTSCGSESDNTAIMSALNTGKDRMHVVTTRVEHPAIKVLCNELIKRGYRVTEVPVDREGRLDMDRYKKSLTPDTAIVSMMWANNETGAIFPVEEAARLAKDRGILFHTDAVQAAGKIPIDLRQSAVDMLSISGHKLHAAKGVGVLYVRKGTKFSPFLIGGHQERGRRGGTENTAGIIGLGRACELAAQRLEEENTRVRKLRDRLEKGLLDRVPNSRVNGGGAERLPNTTNISFEFVEGEAILLLMDEFGICASSGSACTSGSLQPSHVLRAMGVPFTMAHGSVRLSLSVYNTEEEVDIVIDRLPPIIEKLRGFSPFWKPQAQACASGT; this is translated from the coding sequence ATGAAGATCATCTATATGGACAACAACGCCACCACCCGGGTAGCGCCGGAGGTGCTGGAAACCATGCTTCCTTTTCTCACGGATCTGTACGGGAACCCCAGCAGCGCCTATTCCTTTGGCGGTCAGGTCGCCCGGGATATCCGGAAAGCCAGAGAACAGGTGGCGGCCTTTTTAGGGGCCTCTCCTGAAGAGATTATCTTTACGAGCTGCGGATCTGAAAGCGATAATACCGCCATCATGTCCGCGCTCAATACAGGGAAAGACCGGATGCATGTCGTCACCACCCGGGTGGAACATCCCGCCATAAAAGTCCTTTGCAACGAGCTGATCAAGAGGGGCTATCGCGTGACCGAGGTGCCGGTGGACAGGGAGGGCCGGCTGGATATGGATCGATACAAGAAGAGCCTGACCCCGGATACGGCCATTGTCAGCATGATGTGGGCCAATAATGAAACCGGGGCGATTTTCCCTGTGGAAGAAGCCGCCCGGCTGGCCAAAGACCGGGGAATCCTTTTCCATACCGATGCGGTTCAGGCCGCGGGCAAAATTCCGATTGATCTTCGGCAGAGCGCCGTTGACATGCTCTCCATCTCAGGGCACAAGCTCCATGCCGCCAAGGGGGTGGGCGTCCTGTACGTGCGGAAGGGCACCAAGTTTTCACCGTTTCTGATCGGGGGCCACCAGGAACGGGGACGTCGCGGAGGAACCGAAAATACCGCTGGCATCATCGGCCTGGGAAGGGCCTGCGAACTGGCGGCCCAACGGTTGGAAGAGGAGAACACACGGGTCAGAAAGCTCAGAGACCGGCTGGAAAAAGGATTGCTGGACCGGGTTCCCAACAGCCGGGTGAACGGGGGCGGTGCAGAAAGGCTCCCCAATACCACCAATATCAGTTTTGAGTTTGTCGAAGGAGAGGCCATTCTCCTGCTCATGGATGAGTTCGGCATCTGCGCCTCTTCCGGGTCGGCCTGCACATCCGGCTCCCTCCAGCCCTCTCATGTGCTCCGCGCCATGGGGGTGCCGTTTACCATGGCCCACGGCTCCGTACGGCTCAGCCTGAGCGTCTACAATACCGAGGAAGAGGTCGACATCGTGATCGATAGACTCCCTCCGATTATCGAAAAGCTGAGGGGATTCTCCCCCTTCTGGAAACCCCAGGCCCAAGCCTGTGCTTCAGGGACGTGA
- the nifU gene encoding Fe-S cluster assembly protein NifU encodes MWEYTDKVKEHFLNPRNAGEVEEANAVGEVGSMACGDALKLTLKVDDDGKIEDAKFQTFGCASAIASASALTEMLKGKSVQEAEKITNQDIADFLGGLPKEKMHCSVLGRQALESALSNYRGEAPKEQEGEVVCECFGVTDKEIEKAIRENNLTSVEEVTNYTKAGGGCESCHDAIRELIARVREEEAPIKKPKLSNIQKIKMIEETLEREIRPSLQQDGGDIELVDVIGNRVLVSSLGACAVCKASELTLTHFVEAKLREHVWPELTVEEVPK; translated from the coding sequence ATGTGGGAATACACGGATAAAGTAAAAGAGCACTTCCTGAATCCCCGGAACGCCGGGGAAGTGGAAGAAGCAAACGCTGTGGGCGAGGTGGGCTCGATGGCCTGCGGAGATGCCCTTAAGCTTACGTTGAAGGTGGACGACGACGGCAAGATTGAAGATGCGAAATTCCAGACGTTCGGGTGCGCCAGTGCCATTGCCTCGGCCTCTGCGCTCACGGAAATGCTCAAGGGAAAAAGTGTGCAAGAGGCTGAAAAGATAACCAATCAGGACATTGCCGATTTTCTCGGGGGCCTTCCCAAAGAAAAGATGCACTGCTCCGTCCTGGGCCGGCAGGCCCTTGAATCGGCCCTTTCCAACTACAGAGGAGAGGCGCCCAAAGAACAGGAAGGGGAGGTTGTCTGTGAGTGCTTCGGGGTCACGGATAAGGAGATTGAAAAGGCGATTCGGGAAAACAATCTCACATCGGTGGAAGAAGTCACCAATTACACCAAGGCCGGCGGCGGCTGCGAGTCCTGCCACGACGCCATCCGGGAACTGATTGCCAGGGTTCGCGAGGAGGAAGCGCCGATCAAGAAGCCCAAGCTGAGCAATATTCAGAAAATCAAGATGATCGAAGAGACCCTTGAACGGGAAATCAGGCCCTCGCTGCAGCAGGACGGCGGAGACATTGAACTGGTGGATGTGATCGGCAACCGGGTGCTGGTCTCTTCCCTGGGCGCCTGTGCGGTCTGCAAGGCCTCGGAACTGACCCTGACCCATTTTGTGGAGGCCAAACTTCGGGAACATGTGTGGCCCGAATTGACCGTCGAGGAGGTGCCCAAATGA